In a single window of the Porites lutea chromosome 14, jaPorLute2.1, whole genome shotgun sequence genome:
- the LOC140925142 gene encoding uncharacterized protein, with product MLISYFSSHAVVNPFGKDWFEPMILWIVIVMPTGAGKSTLFKFLRGILDTVRKRVIASGKDTSNNDALPDWAVEEASMEKMGAMMAENGNKLIGLYDEITHFLTQINVYRNRGLSDTHDLAMFLQLYNGLPWSRKTVGGDCNFSMEFTSLTVGGFTQPSTATNIMTVPGNAEKGLSQRFLWICPEPKFLEYDTLGKVDETFYNKIVNLLFMFAVKQRKSPRKITEIYLTDLSNDLFKDAFNRIQENLKGISGRDDLLCGLLSKSKGLILRMTGCLHCLFQLDSFNDAFSSGESDVEPSTVVTDSAVKAAVNFVATCINHTLYLCGRNSSAEEVRMLQDDIARTPTQTSTDEPAKPVANPGGYVLLLPGKRLHITALNEKKKFRDMGNMQGAVDTITSLEQDGLGIVISTKTQGTAKQYTFVKTDIEKGGEAELADKLAKYAVTLRQYRQSLMEEEILPSRKSAKRKNGHESALEVTAESPRRSPRLTGSPTDATPRSEASGSRPRNLEKEFT from the exons ATGTTAATTTCGTATTTTTCCTCTCACGCCGTGGTAAATCCTTTTGGGAAGGATTGGTTTGAACCTATGATATTATGGATTGTAATTGTAATGCCAACCGGTGCAGGAAAGTCGACGTTGTTTAAATTTTTGAGGGGAATTTTGGATACCGTGAGAAAACGCGTTATCGCAAGTGGAAAAGATACATCGAACAACGATGCTCTTCCAGACTGGGCAGTAGAGGAGGCTTCAATGGAAAAAATGGGGGCTATGATGGCTGAAAATGGCAACAAATTAATTGGACTCTATGACGAGATCACGCATTTTCTCACACAAATAAACGTTTACAGAAATCGCGGCCTCTCGGACACACACGACCTGGCTATGTTTCTTCAACTGTACAATGGATTACCTTGGTCACGGAAAACAG TGGGTGGAGACTGTAACTTTTCAATGGAGTTCACTAGTCTCACAGTAGGTGGTTTTACTCAGCCATCAACGGCCACTAACATAATGACCGTCCCTGGAAACGCAGAAAAAGGACTCTCGCAACGCTTTCTGTGGATTTGTCCCGAACCAAAATTCTTAGAGTATGACACACTTGGGAAGGTGGATGAAACCTTCTATAACAAAATCG TTAATCTGCTCTTCATGTTTGCTGTTAAGCAGCGTAAATCTCCAAGGAAGATCACAGAAATTTACCTAACAGACCTTAGTAACGATCTTTTCAAGGACGCCTTTAATAGGATCCAAGAAAACTTAAAGGGGATTTCTGGAAGAGACGACTTACTATGCG GACTGTTAAGCAAAAGTAAAGGACTCATTCTACGGATGACTGGGTGTCTTCACTGCTTGTTTCAGCTAGACTCTTTTAATGATGCTTTCTCGTCGGGTGAATCAGACGTTGAGCCCTCCACGGTTGTTACAGACAGTGCCGTCAAAGCAGCTGTAAATTTCGTTGCGACTTGTATTAACCATACCCTATATTTATGTGGAAGGAATTCCTCGGCAGAAGAAGTCCGAATGCTCCAGGATGACATTGCTCGAACGCCGACACAGACGTCAACGGATGAACCTGCCAAGCCAGTGGCTAATCCTGGAGGATACGTACTTCTTCTGCCTGGGAAGAGATTGCACATCACAGCCctgaatgaaaaaaagaaatttagggACATGGGGAATATGCAAGGGGCAGTGGACACGATCACCAGTCTCGAACAGGATGGACTCGGAATCGTTATTTCAACGAAGACACAGGGAACCGCAAAG CAATACACATTCGTCAAGACTGACATAGAGAAGGGGGGAGAAGCGGAATTGGCGGACAAACTGGCGAAGTACGCAGTAACTCTTCGACAGTATCGCCAGTCTTTGATGGAAGAAGAGATACTTCCTTCAAGGAAAAG CGCGAAAAGGAAAAATGGCCATGAAAGCGCATTAGAAGTGACGGCAGAGTCTCCCAGGCGCTCGCCACGATTAACGGGATCACCGACAGACGCAACACCACGCTCGGAGGCGAGCGGCTCAAGGCCAAGAAACCTCGAAAAAGAATTCACCTAA